Proteins from a single region of Chitinispirillales bacterium:
- the nifS gene encoding cysteine desulfurase NifS, with protein sequence MKNNIYLDNNATTQVAPEVIEAMSPYFSHKWGNPSSIHTFGGKVSKDIKTAREIIADFLNCKPNEIFFTASGSEGDNTALKGFCANRGYEKCRIITTAVEHPAVLETTRYLASKGVFTREIGVDDKGNLNIDEVCEGINENTLVSVMWANNETGVIFPIERITERVRSLGAVMHTDAVQAVGKINVDLNKTPIDMLCFSGHKIHAPKGIGVIFVREGVKIDSLIHGGHQERGFRAGTENVPYIIGLAKACELAKSGLEYENKELRKLRDKLEINLLAKCKGATLNGDKENRLPNTLNISFEYIEGEAILLHLNENAIAASSGSACTTGSLEPSHVMRAMGLPYVLAHSSIRFSISRYNNESDIDKVIEVLPGIIDKLREISPFVGGR encoded by the coding sequence ATGAAAAATAATATTTACCTTGACAATAATGCCACTACTCAAGTCGCTCCTGAAGTTATAGAGGCGATGAGCCCATATTTTTCGCACAAGTGGGGAAATCCGTCGAGCATCCATACTTTCGGAGGGAAAGTTTCAAAAGATATTAAAACCGCCCGCGAAATAATCGCCGATTTTTTGAATTGCAAACCAAACGAAATATTTTTTACCGCTTCCGGTTCGGAAGGAGACAATACGGCTCTTAAAGGATTTTGTGCAAACCGGGGATATGAGAAATGCAGAATTATTACTACCGCTGTCGAACATCCGGCGGTTTTGGAAACAACTCGCTATCTTGCGTCAAAAGGCGTATTTACCCGTGAAATAGGCGTGGACGACAAAGGAAACTTAAATATAGACGAAGTTTGCGAAGGAATAAATGAAAACACTCTTGTTTCGGTTATGTGGGCGAATAACGAAACAGGCGTTATTTTTCCAATTGAAAGAATAACCGAAAGGGTTCGTTCTTTGGGCGCCGTTATGCATACGGACGCTGTTCAGGCGGTCGGGAAAATAAACGTCGATTTGAATAAAACGCCTATCGATATGCTTTGTTTTTCAGGACATAAAATCCATGCGCCGAAAGGAATAGGCGTAATATTTGTTCGTGAAGGCGTAAAAATCGATTCGCTTATTCACGGCGGACATCAGGAGCGAGGGTTTCGTGCGGGAACGGAAAACGTTCCGTATATTATCGGTTTGGCAAAAGCGTGCGAATTGGCGAAATCCGGACTTGAATACGAAAATAAAGAACTTAGGAAACTTCGCGACAAATTGGAAATAAATCTTTTAGCCAAATGCAAAGGCGCGACGCTTAACGGCGACAAAGAGAACCGTCTTCCGAATACGCTCAACATTTCGTTTGAATATATAGAAGGCGAAGCGATTTTACTCCATTTGAATGAAAACGCGATTGCGGCGTCTTCCGGGTCAGCCTGTACGACGGGATCTCTCGAACCGTCGCATGTCATGCGTGCAATGGGGCTCCCTTATGTTTTGGCGCATTCGTCGATTCGTTTCAGCATAAGCCGCTACAACAACGAAAGCGACATCGATAAAGTTATAGAAGTACTTCCCGGCATTATTGACAAACTTAGGGAAATCTCACCTTTTGTCGGCGGTAGATAA